DNA sequence from the Coffea arabica cultivar ET-39 chromosome 11c, Coffea Arabica ET-39 HiFi, whole genome shotgun sequence genome:
CATTATACCTGTTAACTTTTTTCCATCTCAGTAACTTGGATCAGCAGTTACAGTTTTACACTTGGTGCTGAATTCGAAATGTATATCGCAGAAGAACAGTGTAAAGAGTCATACTCAGCTAATCGTGCAGCTGGAGCTGAACTTAGACTCTGACAATGTCGACCTGAGCTgagaatttgagaatttgacggAGCTACTAATTATaaaagattgcaagtaaatctTTTTGTTATTAGCCAATAGCTTGCAAGCAACTTGGTTGAATGAACCCCTAATTTTCACTTGTCTTATAGCTATATCGCATTGTTCTGAGTAGTCGCTTGCAATATGAAAATTGCCAGAGTATCTAAAATGCTCAAGTTTCTTGCCTAGCGAGTAATGACCAACAATTTGCAAGTGGCTTCCATATTATGGACTTCAATCCACAAAATGTACCATAATTGCACAAACCCTAGTGGTCCTAATAGGATTCAGAAAtgaatttataaatttatatagtAGAATTGTAGGATTGTAACGACGGGATTTAGAATTTAACAACTATGCTTTCGAGTAAGGTTTTGACCTTAAAATACAAGTTTTATTAGTTGGTATAGCTGATATAGCTTTGTTTAGCTAGTATATAATATTGGATgggagtgtttttcaaaaactagtttttcaaatacaataaaaatttttaaaaagtactctaaaaggtaatctaaaaattagtttaaatttttttaaaattttaacaaatatctcaaaatatattctagaaactcttctactcttaaatatcccaaaatattctaaaatataatctaaaaattctgctacagcaaaattttttaaaaacaccctAAAAAACAGCTAATTCAAAGGGAGTCTAAGACCCCATTTGGATTTGACTGTTTTTTACAAATACAAATAAAGATAACTCCTAAAAcactccaaaattttcaatatacctaattaaaaaaaaaaaaagttctaccCCCTCTTTCTTCGTTTACCCATCATCCACCACCACCACATACTACCCTCCCTCCCCGGGGCCATTGACTCTATCATGTGTGGATTGGTGATAATCTGTAGTCTACGGGTACGTTTGATtaaattgaaatctaaaatctgaatctattaacTTACttaattattaagtattaaatctaatacattagAATGTATATCACATTTGAataatttatcatttaattttgggagtaagttttgtctagaaaattcattgctatttaattgattcaaatgttcaattttttattatcaaatggtccgaatatattaagatttgaatccattaagtgctaaattgaattatcaaacaggGCTTAAGTCTAATATATCATGTTAAATAACTGGGCATAATTAACCAATTTCTATCGAGTGGAGTGACTTTCCGAACTCATTAGCTAATTTCTGTGGTACTCTGGTTGTGTAGAGAATATAACACTTCGGGCTTTCCTAACTCATCAGCCAATTTCTGCAGTAAGCTCTCCCAAGTCTCATGTCAAGCATCAAATCTgcccaaaagaaacaaaagaatcaaGTACCCATTCAAAAACTTAGCAGGTGATGGCGTAAACCAAATCCTCATTGCTTTTGTATAATTTTAGTTACATTCAGTAAAATTTAGTTGTTGTTTCCAAAGTTTATTTAAGAGGAAAAAAATCCCGCTGGTAGAAGGAAACTCGTTTAAGCCAACCTTCAAACATGGCCAGCTGAGGCGGTGACTTCCTTCTTTAGCCTGGTTTTACAATCCTTGGATCCTCTGTATATTGTAGGTAGTCCATCTCTTTTGCATTCATTCAACCTTCTGGAGGTCTTCCTGAGCATATTCAATATCAGGGTTCCCCTTAGATTTATAGCTTTCATGGAAGAAGATGGAGACTGGAGTACTAATCTTCCAAAGGAACTCCTTGGTGCGATATTGGATAACTTAGTCCACCTCCCTGATTACATCCGCTTTGGGGCTGTTTGCAAGTCCTGGAATTCCGTTGCACTTGATCAAAAACAACTAAGAGTCGCCAGTATCAATAAGCAGCACCCTTTGCTCTTGATTTCCGATTCAGAAAATTCCTCCAACACATATCCTATCCAACGCAACAAGACGTTCATACTATACAGTACTTGCGAGCGTAAAGTTTACAATTATGGTTTCCAAATTCCTATTAAATCTCGCATCGTACGTTCATCTTATGGCTGGCTAGCTATTGAAGGTGAGGATTCGTCAATCGCGCTCGTGAATCTCTTTACTAGAAAGACTATAGATTTACCTGGGATTAGTTCGCAATCTCCCATCTTCGGAGGTGGGGTCCGTAAACTGATTTTGTCTTGTGATCCTTGTTCAACATGTCAGGGGGTTGATTTTGTTGTTGCTGCAGATTACAATGAAAAAGTTGCTTTTGCAAGACCAAACGAAAAGTCCTGTTGGACATAATTTTTCACAAAGGGATGCTATAATGGGCATATCATCCAATGTTCACCAATATACCGCGACGGATGTGAATAACTGCGACTGCGACGCAACTGTGAGAGATGCTATAATGTGCATATCATCTGATATATCGCAATGGATGTGAAACAACTGCGATCACGACGCAACCGCAATCCTCAATGAAGAACCATGTATTGGACTGAAGAAGTTATTGTACGTCATGTTAAGGACATAATTTTTCACAAAGGGATGCTATATCTGCTGCGTGAAAATTTCCTCCTTAATTACTGTTATTGACTATAGTAACTACAAATACTATCAAGATGAATTTGTTACTACTTTTAAAGTTGAACTGGAAACCGAGTATTTCTATAGAGACTTTTGGAATGTTTCGTTGTATCTGGTGGAAGCCACAAACGGAGACTTGTTGCTGGTCATGAAGGTTCCAATGTTTCGTTTTGGTATGGAAATGTCAATCGATATTCACTCTTATAAGCTGGTGAAGAAGACAATGGATTCATCAGGTGATGTATAACTTTAATTTCGTCATTCTAATTAAAGTCTTCTTGGATTCAGCTGGATATTCTACATATGAACTTATCTTAGCCAACGTCTGCAGATTTAATTCTAGAATGATATTTATGGTTACATAGTTTTTGCAAGATCTTCATAGGAAATTATCTTTGATGAACCTACAAAGTAAGTGGCAATAGCCATTTTGAATCACCACCTGGATCTGTAAATTGAACTTGAAATTTCATTGGCTGTGTTTGAGGAGTATTTAACAGTTGATTCCGGAAAAGGGATCATTGAAGATATAGCCTGTGACAAGACAATACACCAAGTAGTTGTAATTGGAGATCACATTAATTAAACAAGAATGTTAAAGACAATTGTATCTCATCCAAGTCTTGGGACATCTTTCTATTCATGTATACCTTGTAAGACAGAAATTTACACCATCGTATGACAGATGGAttattttcttaatctacttaATTTTGCTCCTCGGAATATGTGGTATACAAATGGATTATTTTCTCAATGTACAGCTGATTCTTGTGTTTCAAATTCTGTAGTAGTTTGTCAGCGTCTTGCCATCCAACTCCTTGGAGAAAAATCTTCCCATGTAATCAGACAGTGTGAACTGCCTGTAAACAGCTGGTTTTTCAGCAGATACAAGTTCAGGAAAAGGTCCACACAGCTGATCACTAATGCTTGGCTTCAGAAAAACAGCAACAGATACACGAGCATCTCGGAGAGGGTTTGCCAACACTCTGTGCTCCACGCTTATGTATTGATCATTCGACATTAtctgcaaaacagaattttcatGTATCGCAAACAGAAAAACGTGTGGAGGCTTTCATAATGTGGTTCCCTTAAACGTGAGGCCTGAGttaaaaatgaaacaaatccTTCCCAAGTCACTGGTTAAGCACGAAACGCATCATTTCCAGATCATGTTCGGgcatgaaaagaaaagcattatCAGTGCCATAAATGAGGATCCAGATCAATTCAAGAAGTTTCTTAGCAGGGACATCACAAATCAAAACTGAACAAATGGCCAAAATTGCATTACCTAAAGAAATAGAGCGCAAAGGAGACTAAAACATAACATACATCTAGTTTCTTTGTTGACTTCAATCTTGAACTGAGGCTCCCAAAGGTCAAATTGCCAGCcccaattcaaaaaatatgtgaAATATGTGATGGAGAGTTCAAGATACCCCACCGAACACTGCTTTTCCTCCCTCAGCATACCAAGCATTCCAAAAAGATGCCTGATATTTCCACCTTTAAATTGCTTATAGATCTCatgcaaatattcaaataggAACATTTAAGGCTTCAGTTGTGGTAATAACTTCTCAAAATAGGAAAAgtaaaaatttgttaaatttgttGGGTGTATCTCAACCATGGATATCATCAAACTATCTGCTTAATTCGTAATATCCAGTGTACATGTCACGTTCTTAGACTATGCAATAGTAAGCCTCATGCAGTATATTTGCTCCATTGATCAATTGCAATCCTACTTTCTTCACTCGGCTACTAATAATTCGTGCAAATATTTTATTAcaaccctaactcatgtaagAGAGATATTTCATCCTAGAAGCGTTTCCAGGAACTTTGTTTCACAAACGAAGATTTCAATAAGCAGGGATTTTTGGTCGAAAGTCTCGCACTTAATAATAAAATTGTATAATTGTGCTGTATTACATGAACTTTTGATAATAGAGGTACTCAAGTTTCAAAGTCCAAAGTATGTAGGTTTGAGATTTCGCAGTGTGAATCAGTACTTGGGCTAAAAGAATCTCGCTGATGCATAAAATTTTGGACAGGCAATATAGCTAACTTAACTTCTACTTATACCTGGAAAAGATCCCCAATATTGAACAAAATAGCACCCTTCACAGGCTCCACATCAACCCACCCCTCCCCAATTTTGACTTGCAACCCCGGCACCTCATTTTGCACCAGCATAGTCAGCAGCCTCAGGTCAGTATGTGATGTCAACCCATCAGTCAATTCCGGCTGTGGGCAATATGGATAGTAATGGGCAGCCATAACCCTCCCACCTGAAATCTCCCACAACTTATTATTACTCTTTTCCAATCCCAAACCTTCAAACAAAATTCCCATAATTTCCTCAGATATTTTCACCACTTCTTTATCCCACTCCACCACCACCTCCCGGCACATGACTGGGACATTTTCCCATTTTGGTGGTCTAGGAGATAAGTTCATCTGGAAGGTGTCGCGCCAGCTGGCGGCTTCTGATCGATAGAGATCAAAGTTTGTCAAGTAGGCTGCCCCACGTGACATATCCCTCGAATAATACCccttttttacattttctggCAGCTCAAAAAAATCTTGCATTGAGCTCAAGATTTTGGTGATTGATGACAATGAGACTGAGTGGTTGATGATTTGGAAGAAGCCTAGTGAAGAAGAGGCTCGGCGGACTTGGTCAACAAGGGTTG
Encoded proteins:
- the LOC113716508 gene encoding 1-aminocyclopropane-1-carboxylate oxidase homolog 3-like isoform X1 codes for the protein METTAANPPPQSDMTNRNTRLQEIKHFDESKIGVKGLVDRGLESIPSFFIHPYPPKPNQKPSPTRKADPNCTPGLIPTIPVIDFFSPRSTLVDQVRRASSSLGFFQIINHSVSLSSITKILSSMQDFFELPENVKKGYYSRDMSRGAAYLTNFDLYRSEAASWRDTFQMNLSPRPPKWENVPVMCREVVVEWDKEVVKISEEIMGILFEGLGLEKSNNKLWEISGGRVMAAHYYPYCPQPELTDGLTSHTDLRLLTMLVQNEVPGLQVKIGEGWVDVEPVKGAILFNIGDLFQIMSNDQYISVEHRVLANPLRDARVSVAVFLKPSISDQLCGPFPELVSAEKPAVYRQFTLSDYMGRFFSKELDGKTLTNYYRI